A window of Azospirillum lipoferum 4B contains these coding sequences:
- a CDS encoding cephalosporin hydroxylase family protein, translating to MTENWDEDREFSREVRVQAAAMAADADFAARAHDILIRSFDYDSSYQWRWLGMPFIQLPPDVMALQEIIWNCRPTVIVETGVARGGSLIFYASMMRLLGGGRVVGVEVALRPENRKRLADHPFGADLEIIDGSSTDPEVVTRLQDRIAPDDRVMVVLDSNHSHDHVLAELRLYAPLVTPGQYLVVCDTIADHIVPPPRRPRPWGPGNSPLTARNAFLAECQDFAVDTEIDDKLVMTSNRGGYLRRLKLTD from the coding sequence GTGACCGAGAATTGGGACGAGGACCGAGAGTTTTCCCGTGAAGTTCGGGTTCAAGCCGCTGCTATGGCGGCCGACGCCGATTTCGCTGCCCGTGCCCACGACATCCTGATTCGGTCCTTCGACTACGACAGCAGCTACCAGTGGCGTTGGCTCGGGATGCCGTTCATCCAGTTGCCTCCCGACGTGATGGCGTTGCAGGAAATCATTTGGAACTGCCGTCCGACAGTGATCGTCGAAACCGGCGTGGCACGCGGCGGGTCTCTGATCTTCTACGCGTCCATGATGCGTCTTTTGGGTGGCGGCCGGGTGGTCGGGGTGGAGGTCGCCCTGCGGCCCGAAAACCGCAAGCGTTTGGCCGATCATCCATTCGGTGCGGATCTCGAGATTATCGATGGATCGTCCACCGATCCGGAGGTGGTTACACGGCTGCAGGACCGGATCGCTCCGGACGACAGGGTCATGGTGGTTCTCGACAGCAACCACTCGCACGACCATGTCCTGGCCGAACTCCGCCTGTACGCCCCGCTTGTTACGCCTGGGCAGTATCTGGTGGTGTGCGACACCATTGCCGACCATATCGTCCCGCCCCCCCGTAGGCCCCGTCCCTGGGGGCCGGGCAACAGCCCGCTGACCGCCCGAAACGCGTTTCTTGCGGAGTGCCAGGATTTTGCCGTCGACACCGAGATCGACGACAAGCTGGTGATGACGTCGAACCGTGGAGGGTATCTGCGGCGCCTGAAGCTGACGGATTGA
- a CDS encoding SDR family NAD(P)-dependent oxidoreductase: MTARSPAAYNPMDLTGRRILVTGASAGIGRATAVVLAKLGARLVLNGRDEERLAETADRLEGEDHAIAPFDLSDLEAVPGWVKGLCADDSPFDGIAHCAGIQTLRPIRIFSAAFFDEVMRANLGSALALARGLRQKGCHADRAAIALISSTAATAASPGNVVYAASKGGIIAATKGLAVELLSDGIRVNCVVPSIVETELIERGKQKLTAEQYEHLRTLQPLGFGHPDDIAHMIAYLLADTSRWMTGSIVTVDGGRTA; encoded by the coding sequence ATGACAGCCCGCTCCCCGGCCGCCTACAACCCCATGGACCTGACCGGCCGCCGCATCCTGGTGACCGGGGCGTCGGCCGGGATCGGCCGGGCGACGGCGGTGGTGCTGGCGAAGCTCGGTGCAAGGCTGGTGCTGAACGGCCGCGACGAGGAACGGCTGGCCGAAACCGCCGACCGGCTGGAGGGCGAGGACCACGCCATCGCCCCCTTCGACCTGTCGGATCTCGAAGCCGTGCCGGGCTGGGTGAAGGGGCTGTGCGCCGACGATTCCCCCTTCGATGGCATCGCGCATTGCGCCGGCATCCAGACCTTGCGGCCGATCCGCATCTTCTCCGCCGCCTTCTTCGACGAGGTGATGCGGGCCAATCTGGGCAGCGCGTTGGCGCTCGCCCGCGGGCTGCGGCAGAAGGGCTGCCATGCCGACCGGGCGGCCATCGCGCTGATCTCCTCCACCGCTGCCACGGCGGCCTCGCCGGGCAACGTCGTCTACGCCGCCAGCAAGGGCGGCATCATCGCCGCCACCAAGGGGCTGGCGGTGGAGCTGCTGAGCGACGGCATCCGCGTCAATTGCGTGGTCCCTTCCATCGTCGAGACCGAGCTGATCGAGCGCGGCAAGCAGAAGCTGACCGCCGAGCAGTACGAGCATCTGCGCACGCTCCAGCCGCTGGGCTTCGGCCATCCCGACGACATCGCCCACATGATCGCCTATCTGCTCGCCGACACCAGCCGCTGGATGACCGGGTCCATCGTCACGGTGGACGGCGGCCGCACCGCCTGA
- a CDS encoding Gfo/Idh/MocA family protein: MKAAIIGLGRMGLRHVAVARELGLEVVGAADPRTDARTVAKAQFGLADETLFEDAEAMLARTRPDCVVVASTAPAHARLTCAAVEAGARMILCEKPMAVSLDDCNLMIDRCSDAGVRLAVNHQMRFMEQYTRPRDIVGTPAFGGLASMTVIAGNFGLAMNGSHYVEAFRFMTGEAPCRVAAWLSDEVVPNPRGAEFSDVGGCMRLTTPSGRRFYLEAGTEQGHGMMAVYAGRNGRLEVDELTGRMRLSTRAPQDRELPTTRYGTSPLVEESAIPPADALEPTRAVLQALLKGEDYPDGEVGRMAVRVLLAAMVSHEAGGREIDLDRETLPGSRMFSWA, translated from the coding sequence GTGAAGGCTGCGATCATCGGTCTGGGCCGGATGGGGCTTCGTCATGTTGCGGTTGCACGCGAACTGGGGCTGGAGGTGGTCGGCGCAGCCGATCCGCGAACCGACGCGCGCACCGTGGCGAAAGCCCAGTTCGGGCTTGCCGATGAGACGTTGTTCGAGGATGCCGAGGCCATGCTGGCCCGCACGCGACCGGATTGCGTCGTGGTCGCCTCCACGGCTCCCGCCCACGCCCGGCTGACCTGCGCCGCCGTTGAGGCAGGCGCCCGCATGATCCTGTGCGAGAAGCCGATGGCGGTGTCGCTTGACGACTGCAACCTGATGATCGACCGCTGCAGTGATGCAGGTGTGCGGCTGGCCGTCAATCACCAGATGCGTTTCATGGAGCAGTACACTCGCCCTCGCGACATCGTCGGCACGCCGGCTTTCGGCGGGCTGGCCAGCATGACCGTGATTGCCGGGAATTTCGGCCTGGCGATGAACGGCTCCCACTATGTCGAAGCATTCCGCTTCATGACCGGGGAGGCGCCGTGCCGGGTTGCCGCCTGGCTGTCGGACGAAGTGGTCCCGAACCCGCGTGGTGCCGAGTTTTCCGACGTGGGCGGCTGTATGCGCCTGACCACGCCGTCCGGGCGTCGTTTCTATCTCGAGGCCGGAACCGAACAGGGGCACGGCATGATGGCCGTCTATGCCGGGCGCAATGGACGATTGGAGGTCGACGAGCTGACGGGCCGGATGCGGCTGTCGACCCGCGCACCGCAGGACAGGGAGCTGCCGACCACACGCTACGGCACTTCCCCGTTGGTTGAGGAAAGCGCCATCCCGCCGGCGGATGCCCTGGAGCCGACCCGGGCCGTCCTGCAGGCACTTCTGAAGGGAGAGGATTACCCGGACGGGGAAGTGGGGCGCATGGCGGTGCGTGTCCTGCTGGCTGCCATGGTCTCGCACGAGGCGGGAGGGCGCGAGATCGACCTGGACCGTGAGACGTTGCCGGGAAGTCGCATGTTCAGCTGGGCGTAA
- a CDS encoding Gfo/Idh/MocA family protein, protein MAREHIRAFADVPGVVLAGIHSRTRSRAEALAAEFGIATVCDDIASLHAATQADLVVVTVTELSMAAVAKACFAFPWMVLLEKPAGYDLADAIGIAEAARAAESRVHVALNRRHLSSTRAMLEDLDARPEPRFIHVQDQESMAQAAAIGHPEPVVRNWMYANAVHMVDYLPVFGRGTVTSVTPVQPWDPERPGIVLARIEFSSGDLGLYEAVWNGPAPWACTVTTPERRWEVRPLEKAVFQNAGERTLNPAPLHPWDQAFKPGFRRQAELAVQAAVGGPSDGLPTLEDSLATMRLIAAIYGDETLGGDGSGKVAG, encoded by the coding sequence ATGGCGCGCGAACATATCCGCGCCTTTGCCGATGTGCCTGGCGTGGTGTTGGCAGGGATCCACAGCCGTACCCGCTCGCGCGCAGAGGCTCTCGCCGCCGAGTTCGGCATTGCGACCGTATGCGATGACATCGCCAGCCTGCATGCGGCTACCCAGGCGGATCTGGTGGTGGTCACCGTCACCGAGCTGTCGATGGCCGCCGTCGCCAAGGCCTGCTTCGCCTTTCCATGGATGGTCCTGCTGGAAAAGCCGGCCGGCTACGATCTGGCGGATGCGATCGGCATTGCCGAGGCTGCCCGTGCCGCCGAATCCCGGGTCCATGTCGCGCTGAACCGCCGCCACCTGTCCAGCACCCGCGCCATGCTGGAGGATCTGGATGCCCGGCCGGAACCGCGCTTCATCCATGTCCAGGACCAGGAATCGATGGCGCAGGCGGCGGCCATCGGCCATCCGGAGCCGGTGGTGCGCAACTGGATGTACGCGAATGCCGTCCATATGGTCGACTATCTGCCGGTCTTCGGTCGGGGGACCGTGACATCGGTCACACCTGTCCAGCCATGGGATCCGGAGCGTCCGGGCATCGTGCTGGCCAGGATCGAGTTCTCCAGCGGCGACCTGGGGCTCTACGAAGCGGTGTGGAACGGGCCAGCCCCCTGGGCCTGCACGGTGACCACCCCGGAACGCCGCTGGGAGGTCCGCCCGCTCGAGAAGGCCGTGTTCCAGAACGCCGGGGAACGCACGCTGAATCCCGCCCCGCTTCACCCCTGGGACCAAGCCTTCAAACCCGGTTTCCGCCGCCAGGCCGAACTGGCGGTCCAGGCGGCCGTAGGCGGCCCGTCCGACGGCCTCCCAACCCTGGAGGACTCCCTGGCAACCATGCGGCTGATCGCCGCCATCTATGGCGATGAGACCCTGGGCGGGGACGGTTCCGGCAAGGTCGCCGGATGA
- the neuB gene encoding N-acetylneuraminate synthase, whose protein sequence is MPNPVSIGTRHIGPGCPCFVIAEAGVNHNGNVTLAHRLIDVACEAGADAVKFQTFVADRLVTADAPKASYQKVNTGRDDPQYGMLRSLELSPETHHELQAHCREAGILFLSSPFDEESADFLADIGVPALKIPSGELVNLPFLDHCARLKLPLILSTGMADLAEVAVALETIERAGAADVVLLHCLSNYPADPAETNLRAMATLEAAFDRPVGYSDHTEGIAIATAAVALGAAVVEKHFTLDRSLPGPDHAASLTPDELSAMVRAIRSVESALGDGRKRCMDSERDTRAIARKSLTAAISLAAGTVLERSHLIALRPGTGLPPADLDRVLGRRTRQDIPAGTLLAMDMLE, encoded by the coding sequence ATGCCAAACCCCGTTTCCATCGGCACCCGCCACATCGGCCCAGGCTGCCCATGTTTTGTCATCGCAGAGGCCGGGGTCAACCACAACGGTAACGTCACCTTGGCCCACCGCCTCATCGATGTCGCCTGCGAAGCCGGGGCCGATGCGGTGAAGTTCCAGACCTTTGTCGCCGACCGGCTGGTCACGGCGGACGCGCCGAAGGCGTCCTACCAGAAGGTCAACACCGGTCGGGACGATCCCCAATACGGCATGCTGCGCAGTCTGGAGTTGTCCCCTGAAACGCATCATGAGCTGCAGGCCCATTGCCGGGAGGCCGGCATTCTCTTCCTGTCCTCTCCCTTCGACGAAGAATCCGCTGATTTTCTGGCGGACATCGGTGTTCCTGCCCTGAAGATTCCATCCGGTGAACTGGTTAACCTGCCCTTCCTGGATCATTGTGCACGACTGAAGCTGCCGTTGATCCTGTCCACTGGTATGGCGGATCTGGCCGAGGTCGCAGTGGCCCTGGAGACGATCGAACGGGCAGGGGCAGCGGATGTCGTTCTGCTCCACTGCCTGAGCAACTATCCCGCCGACCCGGCTGAAACCAACCTGCGGGCGATGGCCACGCTGGAAGCGGCTTTCGACCGTCCGGTCGGCTATTCCGACCATACCGAGGGCATCGCCATCGCCACCGCCGCCGTGGCCTTGGGGGCTGCGGTCGTCGAGAAGCATTTCACGCTGGACCGGTCGTTGCCGGGACCGGACCATGCGGCGTCGCTGACGCCGGATGAATTGTCCGCGATGGTGCGCGCGATCCGATCCGTCGAAAGCGCCCTCGGCGACGGGCGCAAGCGCTGCATGGACAGCGAACGGGACACCCGTGCCATCGCGCGCAAGAGCCTGACCGCCGCCATTTCACTGGCCGCCGGCACCGTGCTGGAACGCAGCCACCTGATCGCCCTGCGACCGGGGACCGGTTTGCCGCCTGCCGACCTCGACCGGGTGCTCGGCCGTCGGACACGACAGGACATCCCAGCCGGAACATTGCTGGCGATGGACATGCTGGAGTAG
- a CDS encoding aminotransferase class I/II-fold pyridoxal phosphate-dependent enzyme, with translation MIPLAVPDLSGREEEYLRACIASTFVSTVGPFVPRFEEQVAAAIGSRGAVATCSGTAGLHVALTALGVGQNDLVVLPSLTFIASANAIAQCGAQPWLFDVTQESWTLDPELLERRLAADTERRPEGLFHRPSGRRIAAVMPVHTLGLPADMHAIVPVARRYGLPVVADSAAALGATCRGKPPGALGADLSVLSFNGNKTVTAGAGGAVVGDDPELLALVRHLSSTARVGQDYDHDRPGFNYRMTNLQAAVGCAQMERWESLVAAKRRIRHRYDQAFAGLEGVEPFPAPPWVEGACWFSGIVLRSPTWEGREAVLRSRLRELGIDSRPFWKPVHLQAPYRNAPCTEMPVCEELWLRVLTLPCSAGLTDAEQDRVIAALLQAFQST, from the coding sequence CTGATTCCTCTTGCCGTTCCCGATCTTTCCGGGCGTGAGGAGGAGTATCTGCGCGCGTGCATCGCCAGCACCTTCGTTTCGACCGTCGGACCTTTCGTTCCACGCTTCGAGGAGCAGGTCGCCGCAGCGATCGGGAGCCGTGGCGCGGTGGCGACCTGCAGCGGAACAGCCGGTCTGCATGTCGCGCTGACCGCGCTGGGGGTCGGGCAAAATGATCTGGTGGTCCTGCCGTCCCTGACCTTCATCGCAAGCGCCAATGCGATCGCCCAATGCGGTGCGCAGCCCTGGCTGTTCGACGTCACGCAGGAAAGCTGGACCCTCGATCCGGAGTTGCTGGAACGCCGCCTTGCCGCGGACACGGAGCGTCGGCCGGAAGGGCTGTTCCATCGCCCCAGCGGCCGCCGGATTGCCGCGGTGATGCCGGTCCATACGCTTGGCCTGCCGGCGGACATGCACGCCATTGTCCCGGTCGCCCGACGTTACGGTTTGCCCGTCGTCGCCGACTCCGCCGCGGCCCTTGGTGCCACCTGCCGCGGGAAGCCGCCGGGGGCTCTCGGTGCCGACCTGTCCGTCCTGTCCTTCAATGGCAACAAGACCGTCACCGCCGGGGCCGGCGGCGCGGTGGTCGGCGATGATCCGGAGCTTCTGGCGCTGGTGCGCCATCTGTCCTCCACGGCCCGCGTCGGCCAGGACTACGACCACGACCGGCCCGGATTCAATTACCGGATGACCAATCTCCAGGCCGCTGTCGGATGCGCCCAGATGGAGCGTTGGGAAAGTCTGGTTGCCGCGAAGCGGCGCATTCGCCACCGCTACGACCAAGCCTTTGCCGGTCTGGAGGGAGTGGAGCCCTTTCCCGCCCCGCCTTGGGTCGAAGGCGCCTGCTGGTTCTCCGGGATCGTCCTGCGTTCCCCGACGTGGGAGGGAAGGGAGGCCGTCTTGCGCAGCAGGTTGCGGGAACTGGGAATCGACAGCCGGCCTTTCTGGAAGCCTGTCCATCTCCAGGCTCCCTATCGCAATGCGCCGTGCACGGAAATGCCGGTCTGTGAAGAGCTGTGGCTCCGCGTGCTCACCCTTCCCTGCTCGGCCGGGCTGACGGACGCCGAGCAGGACCGGGTGATTGCCGCCCTTCTCCAGGCTTTTCAGTCCACCTGA
- the neuC gene encoding UDP-N-acetylglucosamine 2-epimerase — MPDVRRICVVTGSRADYGHLAPVMTAIRAEAGMILQVVATGMHLSPDYGLTHREIEDDGFAIDARVEMLLSSDTGVGVAKSVGLGIIGFADVLDRLRPDLLLVLGDRFEILAAAQAGLLARIPMAHLYGGDTTEGAYDEAIRHALTKMAHLHFTATVASRRRVIQLGEEPWRVHAVGSPSLDTLLRVERLPPEMFWREVKLSPRARNLLVTHHPVTLRPGESAAEFAQLLNALHGLGDEVGLLFTLPNADNEGRLLAGMVEEFVREHSNAVAVASLGHRRYCSAIAAVDAVVGNSSSGLAEVPSFGKPTVNIGDRQKGRPRATSVIDVPPQADAIAVAIRQAFTLDTSGVVNPFGDGHAAERIVGVLREVPDFPALIRKPFHDLFPMAVDNA; from the coding sequence ATGCCCGATGTCCGGCGTATCTGCGTGGTCACCGGTTCGCGTGCGGATTACGGCCACCTTGCGCCGGTCATGACCGCCATCCGTGCCGAGGCCGGGATGATCCTGCAGGTGGTGGCAACAGGCATGCACCTGTCGCCGGACTATGGATTGACCCATCGGGAGATCGAAGACGACGGCTTTGCGATCGACGCCCGGGTGGAGATGCTTCTGTCCAGCGATACCGGTGTCGGCGTGGCCAAATCCGTCGGTCTTGGCATCATCGGCTTTGCCGACGTGCTGGATCGTCTGCGCCCCGATCTTCTGCTCGTGCTGGGCGACCGCTTCGAGATCCTGGCTGCCGCGCAGGCCGGGCTGCTGGCTCGCATTCCGATGGCCCATCTCTATGGCGGCGACACGACGGAAGGGGCCTATGACGAGGCGATCCGCCATGCCCTGACCAAGATGGCGCATCTGCATTTCACCGCCACCGTCGCCTCGCGCCGCCGCGTCATCCAGTTGGGCGAGGAGCCCTGGAGGGTCCATGCGGTCGGCAGCCCCAGCCTGGACACCCTGTTGCGGGTGGAGCGCCTGCCACCGGAAATGTTCTGGCGCGAGGTGAAGCTCAGCCCGCGCGCCCGCAATCTGCTGGTCACCCACCATCCGGTCACGCTCCGGCCCGGCGAGTCGGCGGCGGAGTTCGCCCAGTTGCTGAATGCGCTTCACGGGTTGGGTGATGAGGTCGGACTGCTGTTCACCCTGCCCAATGCCGACAATGAGGGGCGCCTGCTGGCCGGCATGGTGGAGGAGTTCGTCCGCGAACATTCCAATGCCGTCGCCGTCGCCTCGCTCGGTCACCGGCGCTACTGCTCGGCAATCGCCGCGGTGGACGCCGTGGTCGGCAACTCTTCGAGTGGCCTGGCCGAAGTACCAAGCTTTGGCAAGCCGACCGTCAATATCGGCGACCGCCAGAAGGGGCGGCCGCGCGCCACATCTGTGATCGACGTGCCCCCGCAGGCCGACGCCATCGCGGTGGCAATCCGGCAGGCCTTCACGCTCGACACGTCCGGCGTGGTCAATCCGTTCGGCGACGGCCATGCCGCTGAACGGATCGTCGGTGTCCTGCGGGAGGTGCCGGACTTCCCGGCCCTGATCCGCAAGCCTTTCCATGATCTTTTCCCGATGGCGGTCGATAATGCCTGA
- a CDS encoding glycosyltransferase family 2 protein, producing MTAASLTIVVPSHNRPAFLQRTLEHYGNGPYHCVVVDSSADPIVFEAAAYPSVDYRHRPGVPFATKLHECLLTVDTPYVVLSADDDMIRLDALAECVAFLDAHPGHSSVHGHFLFFLRSPNRVWGLRAYWARHDWQVAQDDPRDRQLHLMSNYMHQMYAVQRTPLLRRAYGLMDGRLHNSELMEFVVGLSVTAGGRHRTLPIFYQARQDILDSWSRSLGTGYPNLRQLHEDGADPQQYEQFLDICADILQETAGMERGDGRRHTVRCIEAYLANEADLIRQMAEPGVFHRDLMRIEMEASCWPDWGGGALRDIAAMAQLAWKHEKCGLDAAILDDFTELDASQPIHIYGAGNAGRALAARLDGLGLPVAGYIDSFHGGTVEGRPCLTLQDYRAVHRPDDLVLIASCMHGEIRRGLDEAGITNYRVAYFRAMLP from the coding sequence ATGACGGCCGCGTCCCTGACCATCGTGGTTCCCAGCCACAACCGCCCCGCCTTCCTGCAGCGGACGCTGGAGCATTACGGGAACGGTCCCTACCACTGCGTGGTCGTGGATTCCAGTGCCGATCCCATCGTCTTCGAGGCCGCCGCTTATCCTAGCGTCGACTACCGCCATCGGCCCGGCGTTCCCTTCGCAACGAAGCTGCACGAGTGCCTGTTGACCGTCGACACGCCCTATGTCGTGTTGAGCGCCGATGACGACATGATCCGTCTGGACGCCTTGGCCGAGTGCGTGGCGTTCCTGGACGCCCATCCCGGCCACAGTTCGGTCCATGGCCACTTCCTGTTCTTCCTGCGCAGCCCCAACCGGGTGTGGGGCCTGCGCGCCTACTGGGCGCGTCATGACTGGCAGGTCGCACAGGACGATCCCCGGGACCGTCAGCTCCACCTGATGTCCAACTACATGCATCAGATGTACGCGGTGCAGCGAACCCCCTTGCTTCGGCGGGCTTACGGCCTGATGGATGGCCGCCTGCACAACAGTGAACTGATGGAATTCGTGGTCGGCCTGTCCGTGACGGCGGGGGGGCGGCACCGGACCCTGCCGATCTTCTACCAAGCACGCCAGGACATTCTCGATTCCTGGAGCCGCAGCCTGGGGACCGGCTATCCCAACCTGAGGCAGCTTCACGAGGATGGCGCCGACCCGCAGCAATACGAGCAATTTCTCGACATCTGCGCCGACATCCTGCAGGAGACCGCGGGAATGGAGCGTGGAGACGGAAGGCGGCACACGGTTCGTTGTATCGAAGCCTATCTGGCCAATGAGGCCGACCTGATCCGCCAGATGGCGGAGCCAGGGGTTTTTCATCGCGACCTGATGCGCATTGAAATGGAGGCGTCCTGCTGGCCCGACTGGGGCGGCGGCGCGCTCCGCGACATCGCGGCGATGGCGCAGCTGGCCTGGAAACACGAGAAATGCGGCTTGGATGCGGCCATTCTCGACGATTTCACCGAACTGGATGCGAGCCAGCCGATTCATATCTACGGAGCCGGTAACGCCGGCCGCGCTCTGGCTGCCCGTCTCGACGGATTGGGCCTGCCGGTCGCGGGATACATCGACAGCTTCCATGGCGGAACGGTCGAGGGGCGCCCGTGCCTGACCCTTCAGGACTATCGCGCCGTTCACCGGCCAGATGACTTGGTGCTGATCGCATCCTGCATGCATGGCGAGATCCGGCGCGGCCTCGACGAGGCCGGCATCACCAATTACCGTGTCGCCTATTTCCGGGCCATGCTTCCATGA
- a CDS encoding formyltransferase family protein, with product MDDTLFVLLCKRDLWSEQAASLAHVLFGDRLRSEAGTVGDPLPACLSEPAALSRRLVVLSFLSPWIVPAAVLEHASLALNFHPGSCDYPGIGCYNFALYEEAVTYGAVCHHMAPRVDTGSVVAERLFPVLPQDSVESLKLRTMVTMLDMFHEVAGRLATGAPLPAATRSWTRRPFTRRELNMLCRIAPDASVEEIRRRVRATSYPGYPGAVLELGGIPFTAPVPQRRPLA from the coding sequence ATGGACGACACCCTCTTCGTTCTGTTGTGCAAACGCGATCTCTGGAGCGAACAGGCGGCGAGCTTGGCCCATGTCCTGTTCGGGGACCGGCTGCGCTCCGAGGCCGGCACCGTCGGCGATCCCCTGCCCGCTTGCCTGTCGGAGCCGGCGGCCCTGTCGAGACGGCTGGTGGTCCTGTCCTTTCTGTCCCCCTGGATCGTTCCCGCGGCGGTGCTTGAGCACGCATCCCTGGCGCTCAACTTTCACCCCGGATCCTGCGACTATCCGGGAATCGGCTGCTACAACTTCGCGCTGTACGAGGAGGCTGTCACGTATGGGGCGGTGTGCCATCATATGGCGCCGCGGGTGGACACCGGGTCGGTCGTTGCCGAGCGGCTGTTCCCGGTCCTGCCGCAGGACAGCGTGGAGTCACTGAAGCTGCGCACCATGGTGACGATGCTGGACATGTTTCACGAAGTGGCGGGCCGGCTGGCGACCGGGGCTCCCTTGCCGGCTGCGACGCGGTCCTGGACCCGCCGGCCTTTCACCCGCCGGGAGTTGAACATGCTGTGCCGGATCGCTCCGGACGCATCGGTGGAGGAAATCCGCCGCCGCGTCCGCGCCACCAGCTATCCGGGCTATCCGGGAGCGGTGCTGGAACTGGGCGGCATTCCCTTCACCGCTCCGGTCCCGCAACGCCGCCCCTTGGCGTAA
- a CDS encoding helix-turn-helix transcriptional regulator, which yields MPRRKPPSREALLEARHALLRMAEGGELAWAEGGRAMRRCFGMTQAEFGRSFGLTTRQVSQLETGAANPTVATLERLARPFGLTVGLIPEPPARELGAKEPER from the coding sequence ATGCCGCGCCGTAAGCCACCCAGCCGCGAAGCGCTGCTCGAGGCGCGCCATGCCCTTCTGCGGATGGCGGAGGGGGGCGAACTGGCCTGGGCCGAAGGGGGGCGCGCCATGCGCCGCTGCTTCGGCATGACCCAGGCGGAGTTCGGGCGAAGCTTCGGCCTCACCACCCGGCAGGTCTCGCAACTGGAGACCGGGGCCGCCAACCCGACGGTGGCGACGCTGGAGCGGCTGGCCCGGCCCTTCGGGCTGACCGTCGGCCTGATCCCGGAGCCTCCTGCAAGGGAACTTGGCGCAAAGGAGCCGGAGCGATAA
- a CDS encoding 3-oxoacyl-ACP synthase III family protein, which translates to MKAIIDGIRIAGLRAVVPPQRHSFVEDPGMFTVEEAKKLAATIGVQERRVLPPPYCASDLCLAAAEGLMQQLGWDPATVEVLVFVSQDADYVLPATACIMQHRLGLPTSAAAFDVPLGCSGYVYGLWIAAKLLGGSTAKRALVLCGDNPTRHLHPEDRATLPLFGDAGSATALEVDAAAPPIPVVIGTDGAGAPHIFVKAGGKRHCLIPPVGTAGRIADEEAAAQLERDSRLTLNGAEVFSFTLRAVPPLLREAMEHAGTDVDGIDRFVLHQANAFMLEHLRKRIKAPADRFVIDMQGFGNTSSASIPLAICHSMGAQLAAGPVKTLMAGFGVGWSWGAMVAELGPMPEPQVVDLPDGYPVLAV; encoded by the coding sequence ATGAAAGCCATCATCGACGGCATCCGGATCGCCGGCCTGCGCGCGGTGGTGCCGCCCCAGCGCCATTCCTTCGTCGAGGATCCGGGCATGTTCACGGTGGAGGAGGCGAAGAAGCTGGCCGCCACCATCGGCGTGCAGGAACGCCGCGTGCTGCCGCCGCCCTATTGCGCGTCCGACCTCTGCCTCGCCGCGGCGGAAGGGCTGATGCAGCAGCTGGGCTGGGACCCGGCGACGGTGGAGGTGCTGGTCTTCGTCTCGCAGGATGCCGATTACGTGCTGCCGGCCACCGCCTGCATCATGCAGCACCGGCTGGGGCTGCCGACCAGTGCGGCGGCCTTCGACGTGCCGCTCGGCTGCTCGGGCTATGTCTACGGCCTGTGGATCGCGGCGAAGCTGCTGGGCGGGTCGACGGCCAAACGGGCGCTGGTGCTGTGCGGCGACAATCCGACCCGCCACCTGCACCCCGAAGACCGCGCCACCCTGCCGCTGTTCGGCGATGCCGGATCCGCGACGGCGCTGGAGGTCGACGCGGCGGCACCGCCGATTCCGGTGGTGATCGGCACCGACGGCGCCGGCGCGCCGCACATCTTCGTCAAGGCCGGCGGCAAGCGCCATTGCCTGATCCCGCCGGTCGGCACCGCCGGCCGGATCGCCGACGAGGAGGCCGCCGCCCAGTTGGAGCGCGACTCGCGCCTGACCCTGAACGGGGCGGAGGTGTTCTCCTTCACGCTGCGCGCCGTGCCGCCGCTCTTGCGCGAGGCGATGGAGCATGCCGGCACCGACGTCGACGGCATCGACCGCTTCGTCCTGCACCAGGCCAACGCCTTCATGCTGGAGCATCTGCGCAAGCGCATCAAGGCGCCGGCCGACCGCTTCGTCATCGACATGCAGGGCTTCGGCAACACCAGCTCCGCCTCCATCCCGCTGGCGATCTGCCACAGCATGGGGGCGCAGCTGGCGGCCGGGCCGGTGAAGACGCTGATGGCCGGCTTCGGCGTGGGCTGGTCCTGGGGCGCCATGGTGGCGGAGCTGGGGCCGATGCCGGAGCCGCAGGTGGTGGATCTGCCCGACGGCTATCCGGTGCTCGCGGTGTGA